A section of the Lodderomyces beijingensis strain CBS 14171 genome assembly, chromosome: 2 genome encodes:
- a CDS encoding mitochondrial 54S ribosomal protein bL31m, which yields MKQFIQVRYRSVSMAGEVHLSSRRVMRKIQQGRARPAIFYQFDSLVELSDGSVISRRSPAPKDEIRMINDQRNSVLWNPHRADLDTLDLTATGKIGKFKARFGQFGGEQHEGDEKLFSLMAENAEEITTGKLYDKRADYKRLK from the coding sequence ATGAAACAGTTCATACAGGTCAGGTACAGGTCGGTGTCAATGGCCGGAGAGGTCCACTTGTCCTCCCGCAGAGTGATGCGCAAGATCCAGCAAGGCCGGGCCAGGCCCGCTATATTCTACCAGTTCGACTCCCTAGTAGAGCTCAGCGATGGCTCGGTCATTTCGAGGAGGTCGCCCGCACCCAAGGATGAAATCCGGATGATCAACGATCAAAGAAACAGCGTGCTTTGGAACCCGCACAGGGCCGACTTGGAcacgttggacttgactgccacgggcaagattggcaagttcaaagccCGGTTTGGCCAGTTTGGTGGGGAGCAACACGAGGGAGACGAGAAATTGTTCAGCTTGATGGCGGAGAATGCCGAGGAGATCACCACTGGGAAGTTGTATGATAAGAGAGCAGACTACAAGCGGTTGAAATAG